The genome window TTTACCCTCTAACCCTGTAAGTGGAGGAAGGAATTTGCTATGTATCTGCGCGGCCTTATAGTATCCAAGACTTTCCGCTATATCCCTTTGTAGTCTCCAATAGGGATCTTGATCTATACCGGCTGGTATTAAACATCTCTTCTTTTCAAACATGGTAGGAGCTATCTGTAAGGCTGGGTAAAATATAAGACCTATATTTGAGGACATGTCTAAGCCAAAGGTAGCTCTTACTTCTGAAAACGTTAACTTCTTTGCAATTTTTACTGCTATAGGATACATATTTCTTATATACTCTGTATCTTGAAAGATGAATGTTTTATCTGGATTAAAGCCAACTGCAATAATATCTAAAATGTTATCGTAGGCCCAACTTCTAGTCTGGTCCAGTGTATATTCTGAATTTCTCATGAACTTCTCGTCATCTGTTATCTCGATATATAGATTAACATTAAATTTATCTTGTAACCATTTAGTGAATATGAATGGTATTAGGTGTCCTATATGCATACCTAAGGAAGGTGCTCTTCCAGTATAAAGGAAGAACCCTTTACCTTTTTCGTAGTCATTTAGAACTAAATCTAGATCTCTATGAGAAAAGAATACATTTCTCCTAAGCATTACATGTAATTCTCCAACCAAATTCTTTATTCTTTGTTTCAAATCTTCTGTAATTTTCTGAGTACCGAATTGAACAATTAATTTATCATAATCAACTTTACCCTTAACTTCCCAAGGAGTTACGCTAAATTCCTCTGGCATTTGTAGTATGAAAATGCATGAAAATATAAAAGGTTAAAATTAAGTGAAATAGGTAGTTGTGGGATTTAGGAGTGAGATTTAGAGGCTAATCCAGCACCAACAGGTAGGTCTGGGAACTTCTCCTTCATTCTTTGTTCAGCAACAACAGAAGCTTCCTCTAATATCTTCCTTGCCTCTGGTGAGGAAGCTGCTGCATAAGATCCCATACCTGTGAACTCACCAGATTCAGTAACTATTTCTTGTAGCCCTTCTCCTAATTCAGCGAGTTCTAACGAAACTTCTGGCATTATACCTTTCAAGGCGGACTTTAATTCACTAATAACTCCTAATACTGGGATTAAGTTTACAAATATATCTCCTAATTCAGTTACTGTCTCTAATCTGAGTTGAACTTGCTCCAAGGCAATTTGAGTTGTTAATAGCTGTCTAGAGATCTTTCTGATTTCAGCTACCTCATTAGCGTACATTGCTGCCCTTTGCGTATCCTTAGACATTTGTGCTTCTACAACTCTTTCAAAAAGTATTTTATCTCTTTCTTGCATTCTAGAAATATAAGCGTCGAGCCTACTAATCATAGAGCTAATTTTATAGTGAGCATTAACTAGCCTATATTTTAAAGGCTCCTTAGAGCCCTTTATTTTAAATCTCTCTTGCTCATAACCCCACATCTTTTGGAAATCTTTTCCGAGCATGGCCAATATATAACTTGCTTCATTAAGTCTTATAAGCTCAAACGCATTATGTGAAGAGTTTAAATTATTAGAATCTAAAATAAGTAATATGCCAAACACGTTCATTAAAGAAGATGAAGATCCAGAATACGACATCTTAATATCAGCTAATAATGTAGTAATATACTTAGATCTTAGATGGAAAGAACTAGAATATAATAGGATAAATATAAATACTGATGGAAATAAGATTTATATAACTGACTCAATGAATAATCGAGTAATCAAAGTGATATCGTTACCAGTAAGAATAGATCCATTAACCTTAACTTACAAACATAAGAATGGAATATTTATATTACAAGGGAATAAGTTAAACTAGATGACAGAGGAACTTTACTTAAAAGACTCTTATATTAAAGAATTTGAGGGAAGAGTAGTTAAGATAGAAGGCAATTATGTAACGTTTGATAAGACTGCTTTTTACCCGGGAGGAGGAGGTTTAGAGAACGATACTGGCTTTTTAATAAATGAAAGAGGAGAGAAGATAGACGTTTATGAGGTAAAAAGAGGAGAGAACGGGGAGATTTTACATAAGATAGATCAAAATGTTTCTCTTAATGTTGGTGAAAAGGTTATAGGCAAAATAAATTGGGAAAGAAGATATAGGATGATGCGATTACATACCGCCTCGCATATAATTGCTGCATTAGCTTATAATAGATTCGGAGCTTTAATAACTGGAGGGCATATAAGTCCAGAACAAGCTAAGGACGATTTCAATGTTGAAAATAAGGAAGCTCTTATTGAGTTAATAAATGAAGCTAATGAAATAGCCAAAAAAGGAATAGAACTGAAGATCTATTTTTTACCTAGAGATGAGGCTTTAATGATACCAGCGATTGTAAAACTAGCTGGAAGAAATCCGCCACAAATTCCAATATGGCGTATTGTAGAGATTCCTGGAATAGATATACAAGCTGATGGGGGACCTCACGTAAACAATACCAAGGAAATAGGAGAAATAGTACTACTCAAGATTGAAAATAAGGGAAAAGGGAGAAAGCGAGTCTACTATACTGTCAAACCATAGGGAATTTATTTATTAGTTTGAAAAGAATAACTATTTTTATGTCATTAATTATCAGGCTTGCTAAGTTTGCCGTAGTTGGTGGATTAGGGACGATTGTAAATGAGGCAATTTATGTACTTGCTTCTAAAGCTATACCAATTGGAGTATCTTTAGCCATAGCAATTGAGATTTCACTTATCTTCAATTTCGTTTTAAACGACATATGGACATTTAAAGATAAGAGGAGTAATTCATACCTTAATCGTTTATTAAAATTCCATGGCTCTTCCTACCTCGGAAATATAGTCCAATACGTCGTCGCATTAATTTTATTAATATATTTGTTACACGTTACCTCCATCTCCCAAGCGGTATTTATATTGTTCTTTAGTAAACTTACCACCTCGACATTCCTCTTAGTTTTAACAAATTTCATTGGTATCGTGTCAGGATTTCTAGTAAGATTTATAACTAGCCTAAAGTACGTGTGGACTTAACTCCTTTTTCGGATATAATTTCATTTATGATATGAATTAATTCCATAACATCATCCTTTAAACCTATCCTTGCATGAGTATGCCTTAACCCTAAAAAGTTACTAGCATCCCTAATATAGCATTTGCATCTTCTAATTAGTTCATCATTAATTAAGCTAGAGGGAATCTCAAATTCCACCAAGAAAAATGGCGCATGGGATTTGTACATTTTGAACAACTTCTTCATATTTTCTAATTTATCATAAATTTCCTTCACTTTACTTCTACTAATCGCAAAGAAAGACCTCACTTCCTTAGGATTTAAGTTAGATATAACATAATAGGTTATGGAGTTAATTCGCCAAATTGGAGCAAGTCTTTCCAATTCCTTACTCTTATGTCCTATTGAAAAACCGAATCTTAAACCCGGAATTGCAAGACTCTTCGTAAATGAGTTTATAATCGTTAAATTAGAGAATTCATTAACTAGTCTAGACGCACTTTCCGCCAAGCTTATATCGATAAACGATTCATCTAAAACAAGTTCGTTGTTCTTATCTTTAAGAAAGTTCTCAATTTCATGCAATTTGATAACGGATCCAGTAGGATTATTTGGATTGCTAGTTATTATTCGACCTGGCCTTAATTTGAAAACAAATTCGTCTTCATGCTCCTCAGCAAAATAATAGCTACGAAATTTATATTCACTATAATTTGGCTGTGGAACAGTAAAGTTCTCATCAAGCAGATTAATAATCTCGGAAGCACCATTAAATATCCCTACTAAATCTTCATTGACTCCGTAAATTTCCCCAATTACACTTTTTATCTCTCTAAGACTTTGAGGAGGATAATACGTGTATATTTTAAGCTTAACAGCTTCATTGATCAATTCTTCAACGAACTTAGGAACACCTAATGGATTAAGATTTACACTATAATCTTTGATGTCTAAAGCAGGTTTCCCATTTCTCCATGGATATCCTCCATGTTTCATAGTTCTCTCTCTTCAAAATACGCCGTAATTACATTCTTTTCGGCTCTCCTTATAATCTCACTTAGGCTTGATGGACTAATGTTGAGCTTTTTAGCTAAGTCTTTCAATCCTATTCTTCTAGGATAGTCGAAAAATCCAGCTTCTAATGCTATTCTTAATATTTGTTCCTGCCGTGCAGTTATTGCGTCCTTCTTTTCAGCTTTCACAACTTTTAAAACTCTAACCTCTTTTGTAATGCTTATTAACGAATTAAGTAAATCCCTCAGCTCCGTGTAACCATTTAATATCAAAGTCCATAAGATTCCGTCATCTGTTAATGCACCGTTCATTATAATATATTGAGACAAGATCTTAATGAATTCAGTTGATATGTAATTTGTACAAATAAATTTATACTTGGAAACCTTGATAGGTTCTTCACAAACTTGCTTAGCGTTATTCTCGTCCCCGCGTACTTCAATTAGTAGCTTGCCTTTCTCTCCATCAACCCTTATATCGAGAATGTTAACTGTAACCTTATTAGCAATAACTTCTGGAAACTGAAGTAAATTAGGAGTTTTTATTACGACGTATAACAGCATTACATAATTACCTCTAAACTTATACTACTTAAACTTATCTACTAACAATTAAATTCAGCACTCAAGACCTTCATTCACCTTTCATAAACTACGAGGCTCATCATCAAGAGAACTATTACCTTACAAATAATTCAAGTCATGCAAAAAGAGGATAAGTATTAAAAATATTGTATGCGGCCGCCGGGATTTGAACCCGGGACCTCCTGCGTGGCAGGCAGGCGTCCTAATCCAGGCTAGACTACGGCCGCACTGTTTAATAATGAGAGTAGGAAGGTATTTATTTTTTTCCTTTTGGTAATCAGCTTCTCATTACTTTTAATCTAAGTTATTTGGGTAGAGGGTTAGCAAAAGTATACGCTATTAAGTAAGCTCACTGTAAGTTAGTAATATTAGAGGATAATAGAAAAATATATAAAAGGAACTTTGAATCAATATAAATTTTATATCCAAAAAAGTAAGGAAGAACAAAATAGAAGTTAGCTTGAAGGTAGCCGGGCAGGGATTCGAACCCTGGTCCCAGGGGCCAAAGCCCTGGATCCTTGACCACTAGACTACCCGGCTAATTTTATACTACTCCGACTTCTCATTTAAGCTTAACGCTTAATTTATACTGACCTCTCCCATTTTTAGATAAATAATGAGTAACATGGGAGAAAGATTTATAAGGAAAGAAATAGAAAAGTTTAAAAGGTTTACTATTCGTGGCACTATATAATTGGGGTGTTGTGTTTGTCTGAAGAAAATAAATCCGTATCTACTCCTTGCCCTCCTGATAAGATTATATTCGATGCGGAGAGGGGGGAGTATATATGCTCTGAAACTGGAGAAGTTTTAGAAGATAAAATTATAGATCAAGGACCAGAATGGAGGGCGTTCACTCCGGAAGAGAAGGAAAAGAGAAGCAGAGTTGGAGGGCCTTTAAATAATACCATCCATGATAGGGGTTTATCCACTCTTATAGACTGGAAAGATAAAGACGCCATGGGAAGAACATTAGACCCCAAGAGAAGACTCGAGGCATTAAGATGGAGAAAGTGGCAGATAAGGGCTAGAATACAGAGTTCTATAGATAGAAACTTAGCGCAAGCTATGAATGAACTAGAAAGAATAGGAAATTTACTAAACTTGCCGAAATCAGTTAAGGACGAAGCTGCATTAATCTACAGAAAAGCAGTAGAGAAAGGGTTAGTAAGAGGAAGAAGTATAGAAAGCGTTGTAGCAGCTGCTATTTACGCAGCATGTAGAAGGATGAAGTTAGCTAGAACTTTAGATGAGATAGCGCAATATACTAAAGCTAATAGGAAGGAGGTAGCTAGATGCTATAGATTATTACTTAGGGAACTGGATGTCAGTGTGCCAGTAAGTGATCCAAAGGATTATGTAACTAGAATAGCTAACTTATTAGGTCTAAGCGGAGCTGTTATGAAAACAGCGGCCGAAATTATAGACAAGGCGAAAGGTTCTGGCTTAACTGCTGGTAAAGATCCAGCTGGTTTAGCTGCAGCCGCTATTTATATAGCGTCATTATTACATGATGAAAGAAGAACACAAAAAGAAATAGCTCAAGTCGCGGGCGTTACGGAAGTTACTGTAAGAAATAGGTATAAAGAACTAACGCAAGAGCTAAAAATCTCAATACCTACTCAATAACTAGAATATTAGCTTCCGCATATCCCATTTTTATTAAAATTTCCCTAACTTTTTCTTTATGATCTCCTTGAATTAGAATTTTACCATCTTTTACTGTACCTCCAGCTGCTAATTTGGACTTAAGTTCAGAAGCTATTTTCTTAAGTTCAGTATCATTACCTCCTAATCCTTCTATTATTGTGACTTCTTTTCCGTATCTCCTTTTTTCGACTTTTATTTTAATAAATTGTTCTTCTTTTGAAAGCTGTTCACATATGTCTGGTGGAAGACCACCACACAGATTTTCTGCCATTCTCAGAAATTATCTTTATAAACACTCCCCTTTTAATCTTTCTATCGCTTTTTGTCAGATAACCTTATAAATGTTACCGTTAAGTAATTGTTACTATGGCAGTCTATAGATGTGGGAAATGCTGGAAGACATTTACAGATGAACAATTAAAAGTACTACCAGGGATTAGATGTCCATACTGCGGTTACAAAATAATATTTATGGTTAGAAAGCCTACTATAAAAATAGTTAAAGCGATCTAAATTTATAAACCGTTGCTGCAGTTTCTAGAATTATCCTAGAGGCTAGTACGCTAGTTATTCCTGAGGTGTCATAAGAAGGAGAAACTTCCACAACATCAAATCCTATAACTCTTTTATCTGCAATTAAGTTGATTATATCCAATAAAGTAGATGGGTCTAATCCATCTGGCTCTGGTGTTGCAACGCCAGGAGCATAAGCTGGATCTATCCCATCCATATCAACTGAAATATAAAGCGATTTACATTCTTGTGTTGAGGTAATTATTCTTCTTGCGGTCTCTTTAATCCCTAAAAGTTTAACTTGCTGAGGTGTAAAAAACAATATCCCCCTTTGTCTAGCATATTCTATTTCCTCCTTACTAACTGCTCTAGTCCCCACTTCAATAATTTTGACTCCATATTCAGATATCCTTCTCATGACACAAGCGTGATCATATCTATATCCCATGTATTCATCTCTTAAATCTAAATGCGCATCGAAACTAACTAAACATAATCCTTCTTTTTTCATTCCTTTTATTACTCCCGCGGTTATTGTGTGTTCTCCCCCTATAGAAATAGTGATCTTCCCGTTTTCTTGAAAATAATTTATCACACTTGATATCCTACTTAAATTCTCTTCAACATTTGAAGGATGTAGAATTATATCACCAACATCATTAAATCCTATTTCTCCCATATCCACATCATTCCTTATTGAATAAAATTCAATATATTGAGCTGCTTCTCTTATTGAAGATGGGGCAAATCTACTACCCGGCCTATAACTACTCGTAATGTCCATGGGTATACCAATTATTACAAATGGGGATTTTTCCTTGTTAAATCCGGCAAATTTCCTACTATTCTCATTTAAATAAAGTAATCTTCCGTCGCTCACTCGCTAATTTTGGTCATAGAACTTTATAAACTTGTTGTAATGTTAGAGAGTTGTGAGTGAAGTAATAGATAAAGTGATGGACTTAGCTAAAAGAAGAGGAATATTTTGGTCTTCATATGAAATTTATGGAGGAGTAGCAGGATTCTACGATATAGGACCTATAGGTGTAAAGATTAAAAATAGAATAATAGAGTTATGGCGAAAATATTTCGTGAAGGATAATAGTGACTTTGTAGTAGAAATAGAAAGTCCGATGATAGGACCCGCTAAAGTATTTGAAGCTAGCGGGCATGTGGAAAGTTTTACAGATCCCATAGTTGAGTGTAACAATTGTAAAAGAATATATAGGGCTGATCATTTAATTGAAGACGTATTAAAGAAAAGTGTAGAGGGTCTTAAGCCAGAAGAACTAACGAGGATAATAAGAGAGAACAACGTTAGATGCCAATATTGTGGAGGAGAGTTAGGAGAAGTAAGATTATTTAATTTACTTTTCACAACTAATATAGGTCCTTATACTGGTAATTTAGGTTATATTAGACCAGAAACAGCTCAAGGAATGTTCACTTCATTTAAACGTGTATATGAGACTACTAGACAAAAGCTACCTATTGGAATAGCTCAGATAGGAAGAGTGGGTAGAAACGAGATCTCACCTAGACAAGGGTTAATAAGAATGAGGGAGTTCACTATAATGGAGATTGAGTTTTTTATGGATCCAGAGGATAATAATATTGAAAACATACCATTACATAGATTTAAGGATAGTAAGCTTAAAATTTTGACCGCGAGCGAGAAAGAAAAAGGTGGTAAACCGCAAGAGTTTAGTTTAGAAGAGAGCGTAAGAGAGAAGATTATTATCCAACCTTGGATGGCATATTGGATGGTTGTGGCGTCGAGTTTTGTCAAGGCACTAGGTATTAATGAATTTTATTTTGAAGAGAAGCTACCTTATGAAAGAGCTCATTATTCTAAACAGACTTTCGACCAAATAGCTGTAATTAATGATATTAAGGTTGAGATCTCTGGGCATGCATATAGAGGAGATTACGATTTGTCAAGACATATGAAATATAGCGGACAAGATTTAACTATTTTTAGAAAATATAAAGAACCTAAATTGATTAAAAATAAGACTGTTATAGTTAATAATACTAAATTAAAGGATAAGGAGCTAAGGAAAAAAGTTATGGAGCTATTAAATGGGAAATCGGCTGAGGAAGTTGAGCAAATGATTAGGAACAACATGATGATAGATGATAGACCTTTAGGGGAGTTCGTAAGTATTGTTGAGAGAGAAGAGAAAGTTCATGGTGAGCATTTTATACCACACGTGGTAGAGCCTTCATTTGGAGTTGAGAGAACGTTATTCCTAACTATATTGAGCGCATATAGGGAAAAGGAGGGAAGAGTTTTACTATCCTTACCTAGACATCTAGCTCCTTATGATATTGCAGTTTTCCCACTTCTGGAGAGGGAGGAATTAATTAGAAAGTCAAAGGAAATACGAGAAAGTCTTTCCGAAAGATACGAAGTATTGTACGACGATTCTGGAAGCATTGGAAGAAGGTATGCTAGAGCTGACGAGATCGGCGTACCTTTTGCTATTACAGTTGATCCTCAGACATTAGTAGATAACAGCGTAACAATAAGGGATAGAGATAGTTGGAAGCAAGTTAGAGTTAAAATAGATGATCTTAAGATTTCACTGGAAAAGTTATTTAGAGGAGAAGCTTTTAATAAGATTGGAATTGAGGTGAATGATAATAATGAGTAGTAACGGGAACGAAAAGGAAGAGGAGAAAAAGGTTGATATCAAAACACTTGTTAGCATTATACCCCCAGCTTCAGCGTTAAAGGGGAATAAGGCTCCACCGAAAGAGAAAAGAATCAAGATAAGAAAGAGAAATGATGTTGATAAAGGGTTTGCGATAATTTCATCTAAACTAGCTAAAGATCTAGGTATTACTAATGATCTTGAAATATCAGTCAAAGGGAAAAGAATCAAATTAAAAGCCATATTGCAGGAGGGAATTCCTGAATTAGAGGTCTGGGCTAGTCCCCAAGATCTTGTCACATTAGGTATAGAGGATAATAGTACGGTAACTGTGAGGGCTTATAAATGAATGAGAGTGATATTGCAATAAGTAGAGTATTATTTGATTTTGAAGCAATAATAAATGATCATACTGAATACTTGAACGAACTAGAGAATTTAGTGGCTTTCCCAGAGCCTGACATAGGAAAAGCTAGTAGACTTGTTAGAAGAATGAGAAGAGTCAGAAAAGAACTCCTCCAAGGATTAGAAGTTATTATGCAAAATATAGATAAAACAAGTGATACCAAGATTAGAGAGGAGGCACTTGGTTTAGTTAATTATTTGATAATAGTGGGATTAAAGGATGAAAAAGAACTTCTAAATAACCTAAA of Sulfolobus sp. E5-1-F contains these proteins:
- a CDS encoding translation initiation factor — translated: MAENLCGGLPPDICEQLSKEEQFIKIKVEKRRYGKEVTIIEGLGGNDTELKKIASELKSKLAAGGTVKDGKILIQGDHKEKVREILIKMGYAEANILVIE
- the cdvB1/B2 gene encoding cell division protein CdvB1/B2, which translates into the protein MSYSGSSSSLMNVFGILLILDSNNLNSSHNAFELIRLNEASYILAMLGKDFQKMWGYEQERFKIKGSKEPLKYRLVNAHYKISSMISRLDAYISRMQERDKILFERVVEAQMSKDTQRAAMYANEVAEIRKISRQLLTTQIALEQVQLRLETVTELGDIFVNLIPVLGVISELKSALKGIMPEVSLELAELGEGLQEIVTESGEFTGMGSYAAASSPEARKILEEASVVAEQRMKEKFPDLPVGAGLASKSHS
- a CDS encoding tryptophan--tRNA ligase — translated: MPEEFSVTPWEVKGKVDYDKLIVQFGTQKITEDLKQRIKNLVGELHVMLRRNVFFSHRDLDLVLNDYEKGKGFFLYTGRAPSLGMHIGHLIPFIFTKWLQDKFNVNLYIEITDDEKFMRNSEYTLDQTRSWAYDNILDIIAVGFNPDKTFIFQDTEYIRNMYPIAVKIAKKLTFSEVRATFGLDMSSNIGLIFYPALQIAPTMFEKKRCLIPAGIDQDPYWRLQRDIAESLGYYKAAQIHSKFLPPLTGLEGKMSSSNPETAIYLVDDPKTVERKIMKYAFSGGQPTIELHRKYGGNPEIDVPFQWLYYFFEENDNKIKEIEEEYRSGKMLTGELKQILIDKLNNFLEEHRRKREEAKELVHVFKYDGKLAKQMWEKIHE
- a CDS encoding transcription initiation factor IIB, encoding MLCLSEENKSVSTPCPPDKIIFDAERGEYICSETGEVLEDKIIDQGPEWRAFTPEEKEKRSRVGGPLNNTIHDRGLSTLIDWKDKDAMGRTLDPKRRLEALRWRKWQIRARIQSSIDRNLAQAMNELERIGNLLNLPKSVKDEAALIYRKAVEKGLVRGRSIESVVAAAIYAACRRMKLARTLDEIAQYTKANRKEVARCYRLLLRELDVSVPVSDPKDYVTRIANLLGLSGAVMKTAAEIIDKAKGSGLTAGKDPAGLAAAAIYIASLLHDERRTQKEIAQVAGVTEVTVRNRYKELTQELKISIPTQ
- a CDS encoding helix-turn-helix domain-containing protein, which encodes MLLYVVIKTPNLLQFPEVIANKVTVNILDIRVDGEKGKLLIEVRGDENNAKQVCEEPIKVSKYKFICTNYISTEFIKILSQYIIMNGALTDDGILWTLILNGYTELRDLLNSLISITKEVRVLKVVKAEKKDAITARQEQILRIALEAGFFDYPRRIGLKDLAKKLNISPSSLSEIIRRAEKNVITAYFEEREL
- a CDS encoding GtrA family protein — protein: MSLIIRLAKFAVVGGLGTIVNEAIYVLASKAIPIGVSLAIAIEISLIFNFVLNDIWTFKDKRSNSYLNRLLKFHGSSYLGNIVQYVVALILLIYLLHVTSISQAVFILFFSKLTTSTFLLVLTNFIGIVSGFLVRFITSLKYVWT
- a CDS encoding DNA-directed RNA polymerase subunit P, with product MAVYRCGKCWKTFTDEQLKVLPGIRCPYCGYKIIFMVRKPTIKIVKAI
- a CDS encoding aminotransferase class I/II-fold pyridoxal phosphate-dependent enzyme, with translation MKHGGYPWRNGKPALDIKDYSVNLNPLGVPKFVEELINEAVKLKIYTYYPPQSLREIKSVIGEIYGVNEDLVGIFNGASEIINLLDENFTVPQPNYSEYKFRSYYFAEEHEDEFVFKLRPGRIITSNPNNPTGSVIKLHEIENFLKDKNNELVLDESFIDISLAESASRLVNEFSNLTIINSFTKSLAIPGLRFGFSIGHKSKELERLAPIWRINSITYYVISNLNPKEVRSFFAISRSKVKEIYDKLENMKKLFKMYKSHAPFFLVEFEIPSSLINDELIRRCKCYIRDASNFLGLRHTHARIGLKDDVMELIHIINEIISEKGVKSTRTLG
- the glyS gene encoding glycine--tRNA ligase, encoding MSEVIDKVMDLAKRRGIFWSSYEIYGGVAGFYDIGPIGVKIKNRIIELWRKYFVKDNSDFVVEIESPMIGPAKVFEASGHVESFTDPIVECNNCKRIYRADHLIEDVLKKSVEGLKPEELTRIIRENNVRCQYCGGELGEVRLFNLLFTTNIGPYTGNLGYIRPETAQGMFTSFKRVYETTRQKLPIGIAQIGRVGRNEISPRQGLIRMREFTIMEIEFFMDPEDNNIENIPLHRFKDSKLKILTASEKEKGGKPQEFSLEESVREKIIIQPWMAYWMVVASSFVKALGINEFYFEEKLPYERAHYSKQTFDQIAVINDIKVEISGHAYRGDYDLSRHMKYSGQDLTIFRKYKEPKLIKNKTVIVNNTKLKDKELRKKVMELLNGKSAEEVEQMIRNNMMIDDRPLGEFVSIVEREEKVHGEHFIPHVVEPSFGVERTLFLTILSAYREKEGRVLLSLPRHLAPYDIAVFPLLEREELIRKSKEIRESLSERYEVLYDDSGSIGRRYARADEIGVPFAITVDPQTLVDNSVTIRDRDSWKQVRVKIDDLKISLEKLFRGEAFNKIGIEVNDNNE
- the alaXM gene encoding alanyl-tRNA editing protein AlaXM, which translates into the protein MTEELYLKDSYIKEFEGRVVKIEGNYVTFDKTAFYPGGGGLENDTGFLINERGEKIDVYEVKRGENGEILHKIDQNVSLNVGEKVIGKINWERRYRMMRLHTASHIIAALAYNRFGALITGGHISPEQAKDDFNVENKEALIELINEANEIAKKGIELKIYFLPRDEALMIPAIVKLAGRNPPQIPIWRIVEIPGIDIQADGGPHVNNTKEIGEIVLLKIENKGKGRKRVYYTVKP
- the speB gene encoding agmatinase, coding for MSDGRLLYLNENSRKFAGFNKEKSPFVIIGIPMDITSSYRPGSRFAPSSIREAAQYIEFYSIRNDVDMGEIGFNDVGDIILHPSNVEENLSRISSVINYFQENGKITISIGGEHTITAGVIKGMKKEGLCLVSFDAHLDLRDEYMGYRYDHACVMRRISEYGVKIIEVGTRAVSKEEIEYARQRGILFFTPQQVKLLGIKETARRIITSTQECKSLYISVDMDGIDPAYAPGVATPEPDGLDPSTLLDIINLIADKRVIGFDVVEVSPSYDTSGITSVLASRIILETAATVYKFRSL